The DNA sequence GGTGATGGGCCGTATATTTCCTTCTCACTAAACCAATATGCCATGCCTAAGTACGTGATCGAACGCGAAATACCCGGTGCCGGGCAGTTATCCGCCGAGCAGTTGAAAGGAATCTCACAAACCTCCTGTGGCGTTCTAAGCAATATGGGACCGCAAATCCAGTGGTTGCAGAGCTACGTAACCGGCGACAAGATTTACTGCGTCTACATTGCCCCCAACGAAGAGATGGTTCGTGAACACGCCAGACAGGGCGGCTTTCCGGCTAATTTGGTTAGTGAAGTGAACACCATCATCGACCCCACAA is a window from the Spirosoma rigui genome containing:
- a CDS encoding DUF4242 domain-containing protein; this encodes MPKYVIEREIPGAGQLSAEQLKGISQTSCGVLSNMGPQIQWLQSYVTGDKIYCVYIAPNEEMVREHARQGGFPANLVSEVNTIIDPTTAE